GTCTGTTGTTTACCGGCACCTCCGCCCTGGCGGAAAAAGCCGACCGGGATAAGCCGGTGACCCTGGACGCGGACCGGGCCTCCGTGGATGACGCCAAGAAGCAGCACATTTTCGAAGGCAACGTGGTGCTCACCCGGGGCACCCTGGTCATCCATGCGGACAAGCTGGTGGTGACCCAGGACCAGGACGGCTTCCAGAAAGGGGTGGCCTACGGCAAACCGGCCCGCTTCAAGCAAAAGCGGGAAGGCAAGGATGAGTACGTGGAAGGGGAAGGGCTGCGCATCGAGCACAACGAGCGCACCCAGGTAACGGAATTCTTCGACCGGGCCTATGTGAAGAGCGGCCAGGACGAGGTGCGGGGCCAGTACATCCAATACGACGGCCTCACGGAGCAGTACTACGCCACTGCCAGCGGTAAAAAAGGCAATGGTCCCGGCGCTTCCTCCGCCCCCACCGGGCGGGTACGCGCCATCATCCAGCCCAAGAATGGGCCCCAGGCGCCGGCCCCCAAGGGTCGTGGCATGACCTTGAAGCCGGCCTCCCAACTACCATCAGAAACGGAGTAAGCCCCATGTCTTACGAATACATCACCGTGGAAACCAAGGGCAAGGTCGGTCTCATCACCCTGAACCGGCCCAAGGCCCTGAATGCCTTGTGCGACGCCCTGGTGGACGAACTCGGTGAAGCCCTGACCCAGTTCGAAGCGGACGAAGCCATCGGTGCCATGGTCATCACGGGCTCCGACAAAGCCTTCGCCGCCGGGGCCGACATTGCGGCCATGAAGGATTACAACTACATGGACGCCTACAAGGGCGACTACATCACCCGCAACTGGGAAAAGGTCAAAACCTGCCGCAAACCCGTGATCGCCGCCGTGGCCGGTTACGCCCTGGGGGGCGGCAATGAACTGGCCATGAGCTGCGATTTCATCATCGCCGCCGACACCGCCCAGTTCGGCCAACCGGAAGTGAAGCTGGGCATTCTCCCCGGCGCCGGCGGCACCCAGCGTCTGCCCCGGGCCGTGAGCAAGGCCAAGGCCATGGACCTCTGCCTCACCGCCCGCATGATGGATGCGGCGGAAGCGGAACGGGCCGGTCTGGTCTCCCGGGTGGTCCCCGCGGACCGGCTGCTGGACGAAGCCCTGGCCGCCGCCACCAAGATCGCCTCCTACTCCCTGCCCGTGGTGATGATGATCAAGGAAAGCGTGAACCGGGCTTTTGAAGGCCCCCTCCACGAAGGCATGCTCTTTGAACGCCGCCTCTTCCACTCCTGCTTCGCCCTGGAAGACCAAAAGGAAGGCATGGCCGCCTTCCTGGAAAAGCGCAAACCGGCGTTCAAAAACGCCTGAGCGCCAAGCGCCCACAAAAAAGCCGGGGAATCTCCCGGCTTTTTTTTATGGCTCCTTCGGCACTTCCGCTGCCCCCTGGGAATCGCAGCCCCAGCCTTCCCCGATCCAGCGCAATATCAACCGCCGGAAGAGGGGCAACCAGGCCTCCGGCAGGCCGGGCACCAGGCGCCGGGGATCTTCCGCCAGGCCGCAACTGTAACGCCCCAGGGAAGCCCGCCAGATCAGAGCCGGACAGGGCCCGGTGCGGCGCAGGTAGCGCAGGCGCCCCAGGGGACAGGTGGTAGAAGCGCAACAAACGCCGCAGCCGTTGCAGCGAGCGCCATAGGAGGGTTTGGCGGGAGCGGAGCCTTGCAGCTCCACCCAATCCGGATTTTCTGGGGCTTTCATGGTCTCAGGCGCCTCCCAACGGGGACCGGCGACGATTCCCCGCCCAATCATCCCCCGTGCTCGGGAAAGCCCTGCGGGTGGCAAACCTGAGCCCGGCCCACCAGCCAAGCGCCAACCGCAGCACCAGGCCTAAACGCCCCCCGGTCTTCTGGCTCCCCAGGAGCCGCCCGTCACCCCCCATACCCCGCCCCCGTTAGCGCCAGCGGTTAATGCTGTTCCGGGTTTCCAGGGCCGCCTGGCGGGAAACCTGGGCGAAATCCTCCCCGGTACCCGCGTAGAGAATGGCCCGGGAGGAATTAATCATCAGCCCGGTACCGGCGCCGGTACGGCCCGCTTTCACCGTGGCTTCAATATCCCCGCCTTGGGCGCCGATGCCGGGCACCAGCAGGGGCATGAAACCGGTGATTTCCCGTACCCGGGCGATTTCATGGGGATAGGTGGCGCCCACCACCAGGGCGCATTGGCCGGTCCGGTTCCATTCTTCCGCCACCAGCCGGGCCACCCGTTCGTAAAGCCGCTCCGGTTCTTCCCCGGCCTTGCCTCCCTGCACGTGGAGGAATTGGAGGTCGCTGCCCCCCGGGTTGGAGGTGCGGCACAGCAGAATCACCCCCTTGTCCGGATAGGCCAGATAGGGCTCCACCGAGTCCCGGCCCATATAGGGATTGACCGTTACCGCGTCGGCACGGAAGCGCTCAAAGGCTTCCACCGCGTACTGCTGGGCGGTACTGCCGATATCTCCCCGTTTGGCGTCCAGAATCACCGGAATGCCCGGATGGCGCTCGTGGATGTGGGCGATCAGGTCTTCCAGCTGGTCTTCGGCCCGCCGAGCGGCAAAGTAGGCAATCTGGGGCTTGAAGGCGCAGACCAGATCGGCGGTGGCATCCACAATGGCTTTGCAGAATTCCAGGATGGCGTCGTCCCGGCCCTTGAGATGGGCGGGGAATTTGGCCGGGTCCGGGTCCAGGCCCACGCACAACAGACTGTTGTTGCGCTCCCAGGCGGAGGCCAGGGTCTGGGTGAAGGTTGCGCTCATTTCTTGTCCTCGGTTGGCGTCGCGGCGGGCTCCGGAACAGGCTGGGCCGGCCGCGGCGGGCGATTCTTGTCGTCGTTGGCAAAACGGAAGCGGCCGTAGAGCACGCAGCCCTTCATGCCCGGATCGCAGGGCAGGCCCTTGATCCGGGTGCAACGGTCATCCACCTCATGGGGGCATCCCCAGCCGCCGCCCATCTTTAGGCTCCCACCTTGCCCCAGGAGTCCTTCAGGGTCACGGCCCGGTTGAACACCGGGGCGCCGTCCCGGGAATCCACCCGGTCGGCGACAAAATAGCCGTGCCGCTCAAACTGGAAGCGGTCTTCCGCCCGGGCTTCCTTCAGGGAAGGCTCCAGCTGCGCCCGGATGACCACCTTGGCATTGGGATTGATGTCGTCCAGGAAACTCCGTTCCAGACCTTCCGGGTCCCCTTCCCGCCGGGCGCCCGGGGCAGGCACGCTAAAGAGGCGGTCGTAGAGGCGCACATCGGCCGGGTAGGCCTGGGCCACGGACACCCAATGGAGGTTGCCCTTGACCTTGACGCTGTCCGCCCCCGGGGTGCCGGACTTGGTGTCGGGCAGATACTCGCAGAGCACGGCGGTCACGTTGCCGTCCCCGTCCTTTTCACAGCCGGTGCATTTCACCACATAGCCGTAGCGCAGCCGGGCCATGTTGCCGGGGAAGAGACGGCGGTAGCCCTTGCTGGGCACTTCCATGAAATCTTCCCGTTCGATCCACAGTTCCCGGGAGAAAGGCATGGGCCGATGGCCCAGCTCCGGCTTCAGGGGATGGTTGGGGGCCTGGCATTCTTCCACCTGGCCTTCCGGGTAATTGGTGATGATCAGCTTCAAGGGGTCCAGCACCGCAATGCGCCGCTGGCAGGAGTCATTCATAGTCTCCCGCATGCAGTCTTCCAGCAGACTGTAGTCGATAAGGGAGTCGGACTTGGAGACCCCGATGCGCTCAGCGAAGAGGCGGAAGCCTTCCGGGGTATAGCCCCGGCGCCGGGCGCCCACCAGGGTGGGCATGCGGGGATCGTCCCAGCCTTCCACGTGCTTTTCTTCCACCAGCTGAATCAGCTTGCGCTTGGAGAGCACCACATAGGTGAGGTTGAGCCGGGAAAATTCGTACTGCCGGGGCAGGGGCTGGTTGAGGCAGCCCATTTCCCCCAGACGCTCGTTGAGCCAGTCGTAGAGGGGGCGGTGATCCTCGAATTCCAGGGTGCAGATGGAGTGGGTAACATTTTCCAGGGAATCGGACACCCCATGGGTGAAGTCATACATGGGGTAAATGCACCACTTGTCCCCGGTGCGGTGGTGGCTGGCGTGACGAATCCGGTAGGCGATGGGGTCCCGCAGGGTGACGTTGGGACTGGCCATGTCGATTTTCAGGCGCAGCACGTATTTGCCGTCGGGGAATTCTCCCCCCTTCATGCGCCGCAGCAGGTCCAGGTTTTCCGCCACGGGCCGATCCCGCCAGGGGCTGTTCTTGCCCGGCTCGGTGAGGGTGCCCCGGTTGGCCCGGATTTCTTCCGGGGTCTGCTCATCCACGTAGGCCAACCCCGCTTCCACCAGCTTTTCCGCAAAGGCATAGAGGTGGTCGAAATAGTCGGAGGCGAAATACTGGTGGGAAACTCCGTTCCATTCCCAGGTAAAGCCCAGCCATTGCACCGCATCCACAATGGAATCCACGTATTCCTGGTCTTCCTTGGTGGGATTGGTGTCATCGAAACGCATGTGGCAGACGCCGCCAAAATCCCGGGCCAGGCCGAAATTGAGGCAGATGGACTTGGCGTGACCGAAGTGCAGGTAACCGTTGGGCTCGGGGGGAAAACGGGTGCGAATCTTGGCCGGGTCCAGGGGGCCCTGGGCATGCTCGGCGGCGGTGCCAGGATGGCCGGCCCAATGGCGGGTGGCGTATTTACCGGCCGCCAGGTCGGCTTCCACCACATTGCGAATGAAATTGGCAGCCGGCGCGGCAGCGGCGGCTTCGTTGGCTTGACCCTTGTTGCTCACGGCGAGTTCCTTGATTGGGGATGGGGTATTTTACCGGCTGCCACGGCAAAATCCCTAGAAATCCAGCCATCTCCCCCGGTCTCGCCCTCAGAACCGGCTTTTTTCAGGCCCTGCCCCACCCGTTAATAGGTGGTATCGGAAAAGGAGTCTTCCTTGCGGTGAGCGGCCAACCAGCGGTGGCGCAGGCCGTGGGTGAACACCACAAATAGGGAAACCAGACCGGCCAGCAGCAGGAAGGCCATGAGCATGGCGCCGAACCAGCGAACCCAAACGCTGTGGCCGGATAGGGCGGCCAGGGTGAACCCAGCGACCAACAGAAACAGCAAGGCAAAGCCGATACGGGTCAAGAATTTCACGGCGTTCTCCTCATGCCGGCGGCGGATCATTCCCCTCTGTCCGCCCCCTTATTAGGCTCGCCCGCTTAGGCGGCGGGCCCGCAAATTATGCCTTTCGGATAGACCGCCTACCATTAGACAAAAGTCAGATTTGCCCGGCTTTCCCGGGCCTATTTCTCCGCCGGGAGGAGCCTCTCCGGTACTCCCGGGAAGAGAACAGACGCCCTCCCCTCCGGTGAGTGGATTTTTAGCCCCGGCGCCCCTTGCCCAAACCGGCTTTTGGCGGGAGACTTGGGCCCTTTTTCCCCTTTGCGGCCGTTCTTTTCGGGACGGCTTTGGATGCATCGCCCATGAAGT
This sequence is a window from Azospira inquinata. Protein-coding genes within it:
- the pyrF gene encoding orotidine-5'-phosphate decarboxylase, yielding MSATFTQTLASAWERNNSLLCVGLDPDPAKFPAHLKGRDDAILEFCKAIVDATADLVCAFKPQIAYFAARRAEDQLEDLIAHIHERHPGIPVILDAKRGDIGSTAQQYAVEAFERFRADAVTVNPYMGRDSVEPYLAYPDKGVILLCRTSNPGGSDLQFLHVQGGKAGEEPERLYERVARLVAEEWNRTGQCALVVGATYPHEIARVREITGFMPLLVPGIGAQGGDIEATVKAGRTGAGTGLMINSSRAILYAGTGEDFAQVSRQAALETRNSINRWR
- a CDS encoding enoyl-CoA hydratase, which encodes MSYEYITVETKGKVGLITLNRPKALNALCDALVDELGEALTQFEADEAIGAMVITGSDKAFAAGADIAAMKDYNYMDAYKGDYITRNWEKVKTCRKPVIAAVAGYALGGGNELAMSCDFIIAADTAQFGQPEVKLGILPGAGGTQRLPRAVSKAKAMDLCLTARMMDAAEAERAGLVSRVVPADRLLDEALAAATKIASYSLPVVMMIKESVNRAFEGPLHEGMLFERRLFHSCFALEDQKEGMAAFLEKRKPAFKNA
- a CDS encoding glutamine--tRNA ligase/YqeY domain fusion protein; translation: MSNKGQANEAAAAAPAANFIRNVVEADLAAGKYATRHWAGHPGTAAEHAQGPLDPAKIRTRFPPEPNGYLHFGHAKSICLNFGLARDFGGVCHMRFDDTNPTKEDQEYVDSIVDAVQWLGFTWEWNGVSHQYFASDYFDHLYAFAEKLVEAGLAYVDEQTPEEIRANRGTLTEPGKNSPWRDRPVAENLDLLRRMKGGEFPDGKYVLRLKIDMASPNVTLRDPIAYRIRHASHHRTGDKWCIYPMYDFTHGVSDSLENVTHSICTLEFEDHRPLYDWLNERLGEMGCLNQPLPRQYEFSRLNLTYVVLSKRKLIQLVEEKHVEGWDDPRMPTLVGARRRGYTPEGFRLFAERIGVSKSDSLIDYSLLEDCMRETMNDSCQRRIAVLDPLKLIITNYPEGQVEECQAPNHPLKPELGHRPMPFSRELWIEREDFMEVPSKGYRRLFPGNMARLRYGYVVKCTGCEKDGDGNVTAVLCEYLPDTKSGTPGADSVKVKGNLHWVSVAQAYPADVRLYDRLFSVPAPGARREGDPEGLERSFLDDINPNAKVVIRAQLEPSLKEARAEDRFQFERHGYFVADRVDSRDGAPVFNRAVTLKDSWGKVGA
- the lptA gene encoding lipopolysaccharide transport periplasmic protein LptA; this translates as MIPFLSSPRLSSPLLLAACLLFTGTSALAEKADRDKPVTLDADRASVDDAKKQHIFEGNVVLTRGTLVIHADKLVVTQDQDGFQKGVAYGKPARFKQKREGKDEYVEGEGLRIEHNERTQVTEFFDRAYVKSGQDEVRGQYIQYDGLTEQYYATASGKKGNGPGASSAPTGRVRAIIQPKNGPQAPAPKGRGMTLKPASQLPSETE